CCACTGGTCGGGGCTGGTGTCCTGCGCCTCATCGAGAAGGATGTGGTCGATGCCCCTGTCGAGCTTGTATTGCACCCACGGGCCGGCGTCCGGCCGCGCCAGAAGGCGCAATGTCCGCACGATCAGGTCGTTGAAGTCGAGCATTCCCCGCGCGCTCTTGGCCCGCTCGTAGCGCGTGATCAGCCAGTCGGCGAGATCGAGCGCGGCGACCGTCGCTTCGAGCATGCGGAACCGCGCCAGCCTGTCGCTCGCCGCAATGATGGCGTCGGCCGCCGCCGCATAGCGTTCCGGCAGATCGGGAAGCTGTTGCAGCATCGCCTTCTTGAACGTGCTCGCCGCATAATGCTCGCCCTTGCCCGTCAGGAACGCCTTTCCCAGCAGCGCCAGCCGGTGGACCGGCTCGCTTTCGGCGAATGCGGCCGAGGCGTCGGGCAGGATGTTGTCGAGCGCGCGCCTCGCGTCGGTCGCATGCGCCACCGCCTCGAAATCGCGGAAATAGGAAGGCTCGAAACCCGGCAGCGGCCAGACCCCCGCCGCGATCCGCTCGACCGTATCCGCAGGCGAGAAACCGAAGGCCGCGAACAGTTTGAGATATCGACCGTCGATCTTCACCGCGTCGAGAAAGGCGCGCAGGCCGTCCCGCTTGGCGACGATCTCGGCGAGCAGCTTCTCCAGCCCGAACTCGCCGCCATAGGCCAGCACCATGTCGAAGGCGCGGGCGAGTTCCGGATTGTCCTCGGCCGCAGCGCCGGTAAGCATCTCCCGGCGCACGCTTTCGACCAGCAGCGCTTCCATCTTGGAATCTAGCAATTCGAAATGGGCGGCGATGTTCGCTTCGAGCGGGAACTGGTGCAGCACGGATTCGCAGAAGGCGTGGATGGTCTGGATCTTCAGCCCGCCCGGCGTCTCCAGCGCGCGCGCGAAAAGCCGCCTTGCGTCGGCGAGCTTGGCGCGCGACGGTTCCTGTCCTTCGAGCAGGCTTATTTCCCCGGCGAGCCTTTCGTCGGAAAGCGCCGTCCATTCCGACAGCGTCCTGAACACGCGGTTCGACATGTTGGCCGCCGCCGCCCGAGTATAGGTGAGGCAGAGGATCTTTGACGGCTCGGCCCCGCGCAGCAGGAGGCGTACCACGCGCTGCGCCAGCACATGCGTCTTGCCCGAGCCGGCATTGGCCGACACCCAGACCGAACTCGCCGGATCGGCGGCGCGTGCCTGATCGGCCTTGGTCTCGTCCGGGATGCGCGGGAACGACTTCGCCATCAGTCGCCGCCCTCGGCGCCGTCGTCGCCGCCGGCCGACCATTCCAGCACACGGGCGAGATGGTCGTAGTCGCCATCGGTGTCGCCGGCGCGGAAGGGCAGGGCGCGCGACAGATAGCCGGTCTCCGGCTTGCCGTAATGCACCAGAAGCTGCTCCAGTCGCCGCCATGCGTCTTCGGCGAGATCGCCGGCGAGCTTGATCTGGCGCTTGTATTCGAGGATGGATTCTTCCACGACCTCGCCGCTGCCCCTGAGCCGGACGAAGGCCAGATCGGCCGGTTCGGCCTTGCCGATATCGGCGAACGCGCCGCGCTGCAGCAGCGCGCCTTCCAGCGCCAGTTGAGGTGCGAGCAGCGTGTGCGCTTGCGCCTTGGAGGGCGACGAGCCGGTCTTGTAATCGAGGATCTCGGCCATGCCGGCGGGCAGCAGGTCGATACGGTCGGCCCGTCCGCGCAATGTCGCGCCGCTCAGGCCGACGGACGTTTCGGCGGCGCTCGCCTCGGCATGGCGGGTCTTCACCTTCGGCGCGCGCTTCCTCTCCCAGTCGAGGATTTCTGGCGCCATGCGCAGGAAGCGCGGCCACCAGATCGCCCTGATGTCCGGCGGCAGGTCGCGCTCGTCGAAGGCCGCGCGCCCCGCTTCGATCAGGATATCGAGCGCGTCGCCGCGCCCCGGATCGCCGATCGTCTCGGTGAAACGGTGCAGGATATCGTGGAACAGCGTGCCGCGATCGGCCGCGCCGGGATCGGCGATCAGCGGGTCGAGCGGCTGCAAATCGAGGATGCGGCGGGCATAGACCGCATAGGGATCGCGGCGCAGCGTCTCGATCTCCGTCACCGAGAATTTTTTCGGCCGTGCCTCGACCGGCGGCGCAGGATTGGGCCGCGCGGCGAAAGGCTGCTTGTCGCCGGTGTCGAGCAGATGTGCCCAGCGCAGCAGACGGTCGCCCCGCGCCTTGAGAGCCTTCGCCTGCTCCTCGCCGGCATAGGTGAGCAGCCTTTGCAGCCAGCGCGAGGCGACCGCTGGCGCGTCGCCCGAGCGCGCCGAACGGCTGAGCACGACGCGCCTCGCGCCCATCGTCATGGCGAAGTCATGCGCGGCGAGGCCGATGCGGCGCTCGGGCGGCTCCAGCGTCAGCTCGGTTTTCATCAGCCGGGACATGAAGCGGTCGGCCTCTGCCTTGCGCGGCCACTTGCCTTCGTTCAGGCCGCCGATCACCAGCAGGTCGACGGACTGCAATCGCGCTTCCAGCGCTCCCCAGATGGCGATGCGGCTTTCCGCGCCCGGACGCGGCTTGACCACCTCCGGCGCGATCAGCGCCCTGAAGACATCCGGCCATTCCGTCCCGGCGAGCGCGAAGGGCCCATCCGATGCGATCAGCGAACGCAGGAAATCCGCGAGCCTTTCGCCGGCCTCACCCCGGTAAAGTTCACCAAGCCCGCCATCCGCCCCACGCCCCAGCGCCTCGAATGCGATGACAGTCGCGCGGGCAAGATCGGCAACGGTGAGAGCGTGTTCCGAGCGCAAGGCGGCGAGCGGCGCGATGACCTCGCCAAGCCGGGCGAGCATGGCGCGCGCATCCTCGATCCGCCGCTCGGTCACGCGGCGTCGCCAGAAGGCGGA
The window above is part of the Rhizobiaceae bacterium genome. Proteins encoded here:
- the addB gene encoding double-strand break repair protein AddB, which produces MSAAAPRLFTIAPGAPFLPKLAEALVSGRLVPGFDGGDPLALAGATIYLPTRRAARELRSVFVGLSGGNSAILPTIRALGEFDEDGAIFDGDFSGSLDLEPPIAPLDRLLLLADLVRAWKRRLPAHVAALYAEDVVVPASSADAIWHARDLAGLMDEIETEGADWTKLGDLVSGELAGWWQVTLDFLNIVTEQWPAILASRQRSNPAAHRSRLIRLEAERLKRSPPPGPVIAAGSTGSLPATCELLSVIARLERGAVVLPGLDLGIDAESWAAINAQNPEPTILGHPQYGLAKLLRALKATRDGVEEVGELKPAMSARRACVSEALRPAETTDTWATGRDLRAEAVSAALAEVTLIEAANERDEAASIAIALKQAAADPEAKVALVTPDRNLARRVSSELLRFNVVADDSGGTPLSRTAPAELLTLLLAAVFEPGDPVSIVALLKHPLLALGMDRGAVRAAAEMVELVALRGGTGRPDIAELTALFEKRLPEESRSAFWRRRVTERRIEDARAMLARLGEVIAPLAALRSEHALTVADLARATVIAFEALGRGADGGLGELYRGEAGERLADFLRSLIASDGPFALAGTEWPDVFRALIAPEVVKPRPGAESRIAIWGALEARLQSVDLLVIGGLNEGKWPRKAEADRFMSRLMKTELTLEPPERRIGLAAHDFAMTMGARRVVLSRSARSGDAPAVASRWLQRLLTYAGEEQAKALKARGDRLLRWAHLLDTGDKQPFAARPNPAPPVEARPKKFSVTEIETLRRDPYAVYARRILDLQPLDPLIADPGAADRGTLFHDILHRFTETIGDPGRGDALDILIEAGRAAFDERDLPPDIRAIWWPRFLRMAPEILDWERKRAPKVKTRHAEASAAETSVGLSGATLRGRADRIDLLPAGMAEILDYKTGSSPSKAQAHTLLAPQLALEGALLQRGAFADIGKAEPADLAFVRLRGSGEVVEESILEYKRQIKLAGDLAEDAWRRLEQLLVHYGKPETGYLSRALPFRAGDTDGDYDHLARVLEWSAGGDDGAEGGD